From one Gimesia sp. genomic stretch:
- a CDS encoding AAA family ATPase, whose translation MYISRIVVRNYRNFSKLDVQLQDGVTCIIGENNTGKTNLLRAIRLAIDANMSSQNRQLQEHDIHCGADLSKPDQIVVSIEFRDYAGKVNEEALLGCCEVERNVARIHYRYRPKSAILDEIEHGEFDDHPLSITEDYHYEITGGGDKDPKTVEWNEQLGTALKFGELQAFKVEFLRALRDVTQSLRQSFDSPLGRLLNSSDIADEEKDNLVEILRVANEDIEKQPTIHKTGESIRESFESAAGEAFKMGLKLGMSDPSFSSIARSLNVLLSNESIKDFEVSRNGLGLNNLLYISMLLKYFENRASSESAAGQLLLIEEPEAHLHPQLQRVLYNTLKNKNCQVFLTTHSTHISSHAPIESFITLSNDGTSATSGVVPKHASELTEKETGDLNRFLDATRSTLLYARKVLLVEGPAELFLIPVLVKHLMGIDLDSHGIAVVPIYGKHFETYAKLFGGNAIRKKCAIICDGDLAVEEVPKELPEDYFLLEYSVNVEENDYLQVYECPVTFERAITHPDNLEVFEKTIEECNFSTRLKWFKEGIATLSAEETDEDTYKNTLLRLREIVLNSANDYGKARFAQTASKHVNLAKTMPFYIQKAIEWLLE comes from the coding sequence ATGTACATTTCCCGAATCGTTGTCCGAAACTATCGCAATTTTTCAAAACTTGATGTTCAGCTCCAGGACGGTGTCACGTGCATTATTGGCGAAAACAACACCGGCAAAACTAATCTTCTGAGAGCAATCCGACTAGCGATAGATGCCAATATGTCATCCCAGAATCGCCAACTGCAGGAGCACGATATTCATTGTGGAGCCGATTTATCAAAGCCAGATCAGATTGTCGTATCTATTGAGTTCAGGGATTACGCAGGAAAAGTAAATGAAGAAGCATTATTGGGATGTTGTGAAGTAGAAAGAAATGTTGCTCGCATCCATTATCGTTACCGTCCTAAATCAGCCATCCTTGATGAAATAGAACATGGAGAATTTGATGACCATCCCCTTTCCATAACAGAAGATTATCATTATGAAATTACTGGGGGTGGTGACAAAGACCCAAAAACCGTTGAATGGAATGAACAACTTGGAACGGCACTTAAGTTCGGAGAATTGCAAGCGTTTAAAGTTGAATTCTTACGTGCTCTTAGAGATGTGACTCAAAGTCTACGTCAATCATTCGATTCCCCTTTAGGACGTCTGCTCAATTCAAGTGATATCGCCGATGAAGAAAAGGATAACTTAGTCGAAATTCTAAGAGTAGCTAATGAGGACATAGAAAAACAACCAACAATTCACAAAACAGGTGAGAGCATTAGAGAGTCTTTTGAAAGTGCCGCAGGAGAAGCTTTCAAGATGGGACTCAAACTTGGAATGTCAGATCCTTCATTTTCATCAATAGCAAGATCTTTAAATGTCCTCTTGTCAAATGAATCAATAAAGGATTTTGAAGTATCTCGAAATGGACTCGGTCTCAATAACCTTCTTTATATAAGCATGCTACTGAAGTATTTTGAGAATCGTGCATCAAGCGAATCCGCAGCTGGGCAACTTCTTTTAATCGAAGAACCAGAAGCACATTTACATCCTCAGTTACAACGTGTGCTTTATAACACACTAAAAAACAAAAACTGCCAAGTTTTTTTGACAACACATAGCACACACATAAGCTCACACGCTCCAATTGAATCTTTCATCACATTATCCAATGATGGAACGTCTGCAACTTCAGGAGTTGTCCCTAAGCATGCATCAGAATTAACTGAAAAAGAAACTGGAGATTTAAATCGGTTTCTTGATGCCACAAGATCCACACTTCTTTATGCAAGAAAAGTCTTGTTGGTTGAAGGTCCTGCAGAACTTTTTCTAATCCCAGTACTTGTCAAACATTTAATGGGAATAGATCTCGATAGCCATGGAATAGCTGTAGTTCCAATCTATGGAAAACATTTTGAAACATACGCGAAGCTATTTGGCGGGAATGCAATTCGGAAGAAATGTGCGATCATTTGTGATGGAGACTTAGCAGTTGAAGAGGTCCCCAAAGAACTCCCCGAAGATTATTTCCTTTTAGAATATTCTGTCAATGTAGAGGAAAATGATTATCTGCAAGTTTATGAATGCCCAGTAACTTTTGAGAGAGCAATAACACATCCTGATAATTTAGAAGTTTTTGAGAAAACCATAGAAGAATGCAATTTTTCAACTAGATTAAAATGGTTCAAAGAGGGTATCGCCACACTAAGTGCCGAAGAAACAGATGAGGATACATATAAAAACACTTTATTAAGATTGCGGGAGATTGTTCTCAATTCTGCAAACGATTATGGAAAAGCTCGATTCGCACAAACTGCATCAAAACATGTTAATTTAGCAAAAACAATGCCGTTCTATATTCAAAAAGCCATTGAGTGGTTACTGGAATAA
- a CDS encoding ATP-dependent helicase, translating to MKLTPEQRAALDHKGNVVLEACPGSGKTRTIIAKLIRCIDQLRDTPRRIACITYTNAAVHEIENRIKEFGSIGDDEYCDVSTIHSFCLNNILRYHHWRIETYKDGFKVLHPDSEEYKDLVLAIAKKHKISDFGRTIFDSLNRKPDGTPMVPSGIPEDAALEFWDLLESKGLIDFCNIIYHSYCILRDNPSLVSNLASRFKFILVDEFQDTSALQVKILTLIYNQDKSDFFLVGDPEQSIYSFAGAEPDLMQEFSESIGATNFSLTGNFRSSTPVVDCAELLIPRTPAMFAAGRANVFTEAPSYEHFENNFLAITEGLIPQVEELGIPFGEVAILAPTWYELLKLARELRHFPLPIVGPGARPYRKRHLFASMAEQLCAYAEAPSPDSISPAEKELFFLVQQITGKPIFSIFSYDGRKVLFKLFYEALRLKEKYEGARDWLLAASQSMAKILIDEELIPSSTAHLMHESTVDILRDMEKNDIDLENLTLKDLGMFANPKDSIKMMTMHSAKGREFMAVALISALDGMTPYHNSYNPLTQDGLDEGRRLFYVSITRAKRLLMISTREDWRSPSRYLAEIDLF from the coding sequence ATGAAGCTAACACCAGAACAACGAGCGGCCCTTGATCACAAAGGGAATGTAGTATTAGAAGCATGCCCTGGAAGTGGCAAGACACGAACTATAATTGCCAAACTGATAAGATGTATTGACCAGCTTCGTGATACTCCGAGGAGAATCGCATGCATAACTTACACCAATGCAGCAGTGCATGAAATCGAAAACCGAATTAAAGAATTTGGTTCAATTGGTGATGATGAATATTGTGATGTCTCAACAATTCATTCTTTTTGTCTAAATAACATCTTACGATATCATCATTGGCGAATTGAGACTTACAAGGATGGTTTTAAAGTTCTTCATCCAGATTCAGAAGAATATAAAGATCTAGTTCTCGCAATTGCTAAAAAACATAAAATCAGCGACTTTGGGAGAACGATATTTGATTCTTTGAATCGCAAGCCAGATGGTACACCTATGGTCCCATCCGGAATACCTGAGGACGCAGCCCTTGAATTCTGGGATCTTTTAGAGAGCAAAGGATTGATAGACTTTTGCAATATCATCTATCACTCGTACTGTATTCTCAGAGACAACCCAAGTTTAGTCTCAAATCTTGCTTCACGATTCAAATTCATTTTGGTTGATGAATTTCAAGACACCTCTGCTCTTCAAGTCAAGATTCTCACCTTGATTTATAACCAAGACAAGTCTGATTTTTTTTTGGTAGGTGACCCAGAGCAATCTATATATAGCTTTGCAGGTGCTGAGCCTGATTTGATGCAGGAGTTTTCAGAATCAATCGGGGCCACCAATTTTTCTCTTACAGGAAATTTTCGATCAAGTACACCAGTTGTCGATTGTGCCGAGTTATTGATTCCACGTACCCCTGCAATGTTCGCCGCAGGCCGGGCAAATGTATTCACCGAAGCCCCTTCTTATGAGCATTTTGAAAATAACTTTCTAGCAATCACAGAAGGCTTGATACCTCAAGTAGAAGAATTAGGTATTCCTTTTGGAGAAGTGGCGATCCTAGCTCCTACGTGGTATGAATTATTAAAACTAGCCAGAGAACTTCGGCACTTTCCATTACCAATAGTTGGACCTGGAGCTAGGCCATATCGGAAGCGTCATCTTTTCGCCTCAATGGCGGAACAGTTGTGTGCCTATGCGGAAGCTCCTTCTCCAGACAGCATTTCTCCAGCAGAAAAAGAACTGTTTTTTTTAGTACAACAAATTACTGGAAAACCCATATTTAGTATTTTCTCTTATGACGGACGTAAAGTACTATTCAAACTTTTTTATGAAGCACTACGACTTAAGGAAAAATATGAAGGTGCTCGCGATTGGTTATTAGCGGCTTCTCAGAGCATGGCTAAAATTTTAATTGACGAAGAACTTATCCCCTCTTCCACAGCCCATCTCATGCATGAATCTACTGTAGATATTTTAAGGGATATGGAGAAAAATGATATTGATTTAGAAAACCTTACCCTCAAAGATCTCGGGATGTTTGCGAATCCAAAGGACAGCATTAAAATGATGACTATGCATAGTGCCAAAGGACGAGAATTTATGGCTGTAGCATTGATTTCAGCTTTAGATGGTATGACTCCC
- a CDS encoding DUF2997 domain-containing protein — translation MSNRTIEIIVETNGSTRVQTRGFTGSACIDASRFIEEALGKQTREHKTPEFFQVVDERHRLQEGGG, via the coding sequence ATGAGTAATCGCACCATCGAGATTATCGTTGAAACCAACGGTTCCACGCGTGTCCAAACCAGGGGCTTTACAGGTTCGGCCTGCATCGACGCCAGCCGGTTCATTGAGGAAGCTCTGGGAAAACAGACCCGCGAACATAAAACGCCGGAGTTCTTTCAGGTTGTCGATGAACGGCACCGTCTTCAGGAAGGAGGTGGCTGA
- a CDS encoding AAA family ATPase: MPTVTSLTQKLAEHVAACFPGLWIQSHEHQDALTEIAQLCHDSEWQLATWDIDTGLSVPGQTEQGGSSNDPLTAIKAINALATPEGTAILVLQNFHRFLQSAEVVQALSQQINTGKQNRAIVIVLSPVVQIPTELERMFVAMEHDLPDRQELEEIARGIATEDGELPAEAELQVILDAAAGLTRMEAENAFSLSLVRDGRITGDAVWELKTQTLKKSGLLSLYRSDDDFSSLGGLAALKAFCKRAMLHPQRGNPLKRPRGVLLLSPPGCGKSQFCKALGREVGRPVLNLDIGSLMGSLVGQSEERTREALKVIDAMAPCIAMIDEVEKAFAGMNGSGDSGVASRMFGTFLSWLNDHQSDVFVVCTANDVSKLPPEFSRSERFDGVFFLDLPDREEKDAIWALYRDLFEIDSDQSAPDDTDWTGAEIKSCCRLAALLDLPLRQAAQNVVPVAVTAAESVGRLRTWASGRCLSASQSGIYRQKGKASRSRRSVKRDASNN; the protein is encoded by the coding sequence ATGCCGACAGTCACTTCATTAACCCAGAAACTGGCCGAACATGTCGCGGCATGTTTCCCGGGACTGTGGATTCAGTCCCATGAGCACCAGGATGCATTAACAGAAATTGCTCAACTCTGCCATGATTCAGAGTGGCAGCTGGCCACCTGGGACATCGACACGGGACTCAGCGTCCCCGGCCAGACAGAGCAGGGCGGAAGTAGTAATGATCCGCTAACCGCCATCAAGGCGATCAATGCTCTGGCCACACCTGAAGGAACGGCCATTCTCGTGCTGCAGAACTTTCACCGGTTCCTGCAGTCCGCAGAAGTTGTCCAGGCGTTGTCTCAGCAGATCAACACGGGAAAGCAAAACAGGGCGATTGTGATCGTGCTGTCGCCTGTGGTGCAAATCCCCACCGAGCTGGAACGCATGTTTGTCGCGATGGAGCACGATCTCCCCGACCGGCAGGAGCTGGAAGAAATCGCTCGTGGGATTGCCACCGAAGACGGGGAACTGCCTGCAGAAGCTGAGTTACAGGTGATTCTTGATGCGGCAGCCGGACTCACTCGGATGGAAGCGGAGAATGCGTTCAGCCTGTCACTGGTTCGGGATGGGAGAATCACAGGCGACGCAGTCTGGGAGCTGAAGACCCAAACGCTAAAGAAAAGCGGTCTGCTTTCGCTGTACCGCAGCGACGATGATTTCAGCAGCCTGGGAGGCCTGGCGGCCCTCAAGGCGTTCTGTAAACGGGCCATGCTGCACCCGCAGCGTGGGAATCCGTTGAAACGCCCGCGTGGGGTTCTGCTGTTGTCCCCACCTGGTTGTGGCAAGTCCCAGTTCTGCAAAGCACTCGGCAGGGAGGTGGGTCGTCCTGTGCTCAATCTCGACATTGGCAGCCTGATGGGGTCGCTTGTGGGGCAGTCAGAGGAACGCACTCGGGAGGCCCTGAAAGTCATTGATGCGATGGCTCCCTGTATTGCCATGATCGACGAAGTCGAGAAGGCCTTTGCCGGTATGAACGGCAGTGGCGACTCCGGAGTCGCATCAAGAATGTTTGGAACGTTCCTGTCGTGGCTGAACGACCACCAGTCCGACGTGTTCGTGGTCTGCACCGCCAATGACGTCTCCAAGTTGCCCCCGGAGTTCAGTCGGAGTGAACGTTTTGACGGGGTGTTCTTCCTGGATCTCCCCGATCGTGAGGAGAAAGACGCGATCTGGGCACTCTACCGGGATCTGTTCGAGATCGACTCGGACCAGTCTGCTCCAGATGACACCGACTGGACCGGTGCGGAAATCAAGTCCTGCTGCCGCCTGGCAGCCTTGCTTGATCTGCCTCTGCGTCAAGCCGCTCAGAACGTGGTTCCCGTCGCAGTCACCGCTGCAGAGTCAGTGGGACGATTACGGACCTGGGCCAGCGGGCGGTGTCTGTCGGCCAGTCAGTCCGGCATCTACCGTCAGAAGGGGAAGGCGTCCCGGTCCCGTCGCAGTGTGAAGCGTGATGCTTCGAACAACTGA
- a CDS encoding DUF1257 domain-containing protein gives MSHIVEIKTEVRDETAISAACQRLKLEAPTQGTAKLFSDTATGTIVKLPGWRYPAVFDTQSGQARFDNYEGRWGEQRQLDRFLQGYAVEKTKIEARKKGHTVTEQSQADGSIKLTVSVGGAA, from the coding sequence ATGAGCCATATTGTAGAAATCAAAACCGAAGTCCGGGACGAGACAGCCATCAGTGCTGCCTGCCAACGTCTAAAACTGGAAGCACCCACGCAGGGGACGGCTAAGCTCTTCAGCGACACTGCCACCGGTACGATCGTCAAGCTGCCTGGCTGGCGATATCCGGCTGTGTTCGATACACAGTCCGGTCAGGCCCGCTTCGACAACTACGAAGGTCGTTGGGGCGAACAGAGGCAACTAGATCGCTTCCTGCAAGGGTATGCCGTTGAAAAGACGAAAATTGAAGCTCGCAAGAAGGGGCATACCGTTACGGAGCAGTCACAGGCTGACGGTTCCATCAAGTTGACCGTTTCAGTGGGAGGTGCCGCATGA